One window of the Magnolia sinica isolate HGM2019 chromosome 19, MsV1, whole genome shotgun sequence genome contains the following:
- the LOC131234529 gene encoding protein TIFY 10c-like, with the protein MSLGSSNSKDFMKTGKQTSETQFHGSYNNPLATFLDKESVNVPQPMTGNQKSKKSMSHSISLFRKYLLDKAHQGKANPPEEEFIKSQRPTCHGLIPPQSIISSLRRPSFLEQMLLPGTRSDEKPTMKNQASKGQLTIFYSGAINVYDNVPIDKAKAIMLLAGESSPGNSASPKMPTAHGAVDTPSHSLSLPSVCELQADLPIARKNSLQRFLEKRRNRILNKAPYTLAAIKRDINEAAAKECSLGNPSFSPSPFPSFVSFNPCVSAYLA; encoded by the exons ATGTCTCTGGGAAGCAGCAATTCCAAGGATTTTATGAAGACAGGAAAACAAACATCAGAAACCCAATTCCATGGAAGCTACAATAATCCATTGGCTACATTTTTGGACAAGGAATCTGTAAATGTCCCACAGCCCATGACAGGCAACCAGAAGTCGAAGAAAAGCATGTCCCATTCCATCAGCTTGTTCAGGAAATATCTCCTGGACAAAGCTCACCAGGGCAAAGCCAATCCGCCGGAGGAGGAATTCATCAAATCGCAGCGGCCGACATGCCACGGTCTGATTCCACCACAAAGCATCATTAGTTCACTTCGACGCCCTTCATTTCTAGAGCAAATGTTACTCCCAGGAACAAG GTCGGATGAGAAACCAACGATGAAAAATCAGGCATCCAAGGGCCAACTCACTATTTTCTACTCTGGCGCTATCAATGTGTATGACAATGTTCCCATTGATAAG GCCAAAGCAATCATGCTTCTTGCTGGTGAAAGCTCTCCAGGGAATTCTGCCAGCCCAAAAATGCCGACGGCTCATGGAGCTGTCGacactccctctcactctctttcgTTACCGTCGGTCTGCGAGTTACAAGCAG ACCTTCCGATCGCGAGAAAGAATTCGCTTCAACGGTTCCTTGAGAAACGTCGAAACAG GATCTTAAACAAAGCTCCCTACACACTGGCCGCCATAAAGCGAGACATTAATGAGGCAGCAGCAAAGGAATGTTCTCTAGGAAATCCATCATTTTCTCCTTCGCCATTTCcatcttttgttagctttaatCCATGTGTTTCAGCTTATCTAGCATGA